The segment tatttccaaaataaaaacacaattacctatatacctaaccatatttcaaccaatataatataaaatggagaatctatttaataaagtttgcattgaaactctaaaacgacatttattttgaaatgaatttttttccctacaacgacaattaaatcgaaacggaaggagtatgtGTTTGCTTTTCAAAACACATACTCCATCCTTTTCATATTAGTTGTCGTCATTTTAGGTTTatgcacatagattaagaaaatatttaattttatatattttcaaaataaaaatatcattaccaatacacctaaccatgttttaaccaataaaaagttGAGTATAGaatattgttaataaattttgcattgaaaaccaaaaacgacatttattttgaaatgaaaattaTACCCTACAACGacaaataatttgaaacagaAAGAGTACGTGGTATGGCTAATACGTATATATACGGCGTATGTCTAAGTTTCTTTTGTATAGCTACTTCTTCAAGTATAGTATTTCTAATTTTCTGCAAAAAAGTATATCAATTTGTAGAATTACTAGATGATACcaaacatttcaaatttttctgcaaaaaaaaaagtatctttttttttgaatatatgtcgATTTATAGAATTGCTAGATGATACCAAAAAGTAGATATTGTACAGGTGACGGggattttgatatatattgttGGCATTAAAATCACATACACTAAGAACAATGTCATAGATTTTAGTGTGTGTCGATTTGATTCTTCTCTATATGTGTTTGACTAAAAAGTCAAAGTGTACATTTTAGCTCGACGTACGATATTGTTTGGTCTGCAAACAAGTGATCAACATATGCTCTCTTGGTTCGTTTGAAAGGTGTTAACATTAAACAAcattttacagaaaaaaaaaacatttgaaaggattgtgcattctttttttttactataaacGATTGTGCATCTTTTAAGAAGAAGACCCAAACCATAGTACTTTTATAGAGAATAAGACATCTTCagatgttttacaaaaaaaaaaaaaaaaacatcttcaGATAAAACTTGATCATGTGCTTTCCAAAAGTTCTTACTAGCAATAAAGAAGTTTTAATCACTTGACCAATTAGCCGTTGgtattttctgtaattttattCCACATTTACCTCTAACTagtttttaacgctgatttattacgATATTACAAGTATGAAAACATTATATAGACGATTTAACAATCTATAATAGTATATGCTTTACGAAGATCTATGGCCGTCATATAAAGATCTACGTATGACCAGATTTACTTGGACCATGTTAAAGACTTATTCTgcataattgtttaataaaCCATTTTTCCGAGATTTGAAACCTAGATCTTCTGTAACTTAGGATTCAAATCCCAGATTTTGGTATATAAGTTTTTAAACCTTAACCATTAGGTTATGGTGCTTCCGGTATCTCTAACTAGTTAGGTTATTGAtagaattttaaagtttatttatttattacaaataCACGGTTTTAACTgtattttttagtaatttttagtAATGGAAGTTTTGGATCTTATGCTAATAATCTTCTTCAGGTATAAACTTagtttttaagtattttgatttaaagaataatccttctttttttttgttaaagtcAATTCGGTTTTgcctttagttttaataatctTTCATATTAAATATGGTGAATCTTTTAAGATGAGAACAAGAGAATAATCAACCCCATTACAATTTATGGCTACAGAACACTGTGAACAATCCCATTACACTAATTAATACTTCCTCTGTTTGTTTTTTAAGAAAgtgttattttagtttttttttatacaaaacatgtcatttaaaatttacatgtaatttttagtttaaatactGGCAGAGCTGGACCTGAGAATCCAGAGGTCCTAAacgaaataaaaaattatgcaatttatccagatttttatattttattagaaaatagTTACTTCCTTCAAAACAGTTGCAAATTTTGtagtttaaaaacaaaaaaaattgtcttaatatttactataattttgttaatatcaaagttataaatttatatcattttataaattattttgttatttttcttttgcattttaatattttattcattattaaactaaaaatataaaaatatgttttttaaaaagagcCCCACATAATGGGAGCCTCACACAAATGTTTCACATGTATTGGGTCAAGCCCAACTCTGAATATTGGTTATAgatgcattgattttataaataattttatttagttcaaatactattggttaaatattgtaattaataaaaatttaaatatatttaaattattttttaatatgtgtaaaaaatgttaaagttatactctttctgtttcatattaagtgtcattttgactcatttttcttgtttcacAAAGAATGTCATTCTACAATACCAATGCAATTTATACAATCTTTCAGctcaaaattaattgcaaaatgcatcgatcttataaataaaactatttatctaaaatactattggttaaatatgtgatattaattaaaaataaatgtattttaatgaacttcttaatatgtgtgaaaagtgtctaagtgacactctttgtgaaacggagggagtatttgttTATGATGGGGAGAGAATATTGAAAAGTGTTGCATGAAGATCAGTACTTTAAATCTGTTAATTACACAGCGCATTTGAGTATTAATATCTTGGATAAGATGTGGTTGTCTGGTTTAGATTGTTCACAACGTTGTGTAGCCATAAATTGTTAAATTAATGTTTGGGCATAATTAGGTATCAAGCTGGTTCAGCAAAGAAAGCACATGCGTTGGGGCGACACTTTCTTAAAGCTTTGTGTTAAGAAAACTAAgcaattaaataaattttcttaaaatctatcTAAATGCAGAGATAAATAAATACTCTATTGAGTTATATATTCCTTAACAGACTTGTAACAAAAACCAGAAGAACCATTTTTTGATGTAGTAATCAAGTTTAATAAAATCATGTTAATTTGGATCATTTAATGAAGATAAAATcctctatgattttttttaacttgattaataaatgaaatttaattCATGGTTGGCATGCTTCATCAATCAGCTATGATGAagaccaaaaaaacaaattctgaGATTAAAAGCTTGTAATAATTTAAGTTAGTAGTAATAAATACATAGTACTCTATGTATTTAAaagattaatattttctatttttcatatTAATGTTTTACATTATAATGaatgtatttttgtttaaattaaaatataaaaacatgagtattttttttggtaagaaaataaagtttaaactggtaaaaaaaatcataatatataataataaataaaagtgGTTTATCATTTATGCAAAAGACAATAGTAATGTTTTAACGGCGTTAGGTCTATAATTAGGGTACTgtctatttctttttaattaactagaatttttaaaatgctGCAAAAATGAGAAACcaatgaaaaaaatagaaaactaaattaaaagagaaaataaaaatgaaaaagggataaaatgaggaaaaaaaataaaaataaaaagctttGTTCCGTCAGCGTGCGAGAAGAAAGGGTTAGAACCAAGAAACCGAcgtccctctctctctctctctctttcccctcacctcttcttcctctctgcttctgatctctctcttctctctctctctccctctccctgATTAAACCTTTCATAATCAGGTAATTATCACGTTTAATCATCACGATAATCGGCTCCTGAAGCCCTTTATTTTCTCTCTTGTAATTCTCCCAGGCTTcgaatcattttatttatttgtttttttctttggtggGTTTTTGATTAttacgatgatgatgatgaactttaTGAGAAGAGATTGCATTGTTCTTGGTTTGTTGGTTTTGCGATTCTGATCATCGAAGATTGTTCTAAACCTTATCTGCATGTTTGCAGGGAGCTTCGATAATTAcaagtctctttttttttgtcttgtctAGCTCGTTGCAGCCCCTTTAGACACATCTCCAAGCTTTCTCCTTTTTATGCTCTCAAGGTCTGTCTTTTTCTCTTCCTTCCTTCTTGcattagatgatgatgatgataattaTTCTGATTTTAGTTTAGGCATGATGGCCTagtttcatctttttcttttttttttttattgtatgaaagttttgatctttatTTTCTTAGAATTGTTCTTTAGTTTCTCATTTTGATTTTAGTTCTACAGctaagtttgttttttttcctttcatgAAAATGATGATCTTGGCTTTGCCCTGTCATCATGAGTTTTGAGAATGCACAATGCAATCTGTTGTGAACATTTGctttatatgttttgatttcGTTAATGCTAAAATCACAAGTTGATATATATGCAGCTTACAAACATGTAATATAAGCTTTAGCTTAGTTTGTAAGTATCAGCTTGAGAAGGTGTTATGATTTTGCATTAATTGATTACAAAAAGCTCAAATTCTCGCTCAGTTTGTACTTTGTTGTGTCATCATTATGGTAGCTGAGACTCTGTTTTATCGTCCTTCTCGCATTAGATGATAGTTCTGATTTTGGTTAGGCATGGTGGGCtagtttcatcttcttcttttttttttatgtatggATGTTTTGATTTTTGTGTGGTAGTTGTATAATTGTTCTACAGTTTTAATCTAAAATTTAGTGTTCATGAAAATGATCTTGGCTTTTTACCCTATTATCATGAACTTGAGAATGCACAATGCAATCTTCCGAAAACATGTGCTTTGTATGTTTTAATTTCGTTAGTTCATTCCCAAAATCACAAGATGACATATGCAGCTTACAAAGAGTGACATTGATTATGTGTAATAATGTTGCATTGATTGGTTCCGTTAAACTTAACAAAGTTCAGTTTCTTAATCAGTTTAGACTTTGTTGTGGTTTGctgatgtttttttctttataactcAAAACCTACCAGAAGTTGACATATGCAGATCACATAAAGTGATAGTATGTGTAATAATGTTGCATTGATTGGttccattaaaataaaataaaaaagttcagTTTCTTACTCAGTTTAGACTTTATTATGGTTGctgatgtttttttctttataactcAAAACCTATCAGAGGGCTTATGCAGCAAGCGAAATGGGACAAAGAAATAGAACAGTCGATTTAGAAATGGAGCAGCAGCACCAATCTCAACCCTCTCTCCAACCAGGACCTTGCATCCTTCTAAGCAGCTTTccccaacaacaacaaccacctgataataataataataatacccTACCTGCAATGGCTGCAAGCTTTCCTAATTTAGAAGCTCGTTCTCTTCAAGACCCAAACTTCTATGACATGTTCTACGGTCTTCCTCAGTACCATCATCACCATCAACTTCATCAgcctgctcctcctcctccgaatTACTATGTTCCCTATATGGCATTTCAGGGTCCATCCTCAAGCAGTCAAGGTGTAGTTGGAGTAAGTTCTGATCATGAGTACGAGAGGAATGCTCACTTTATGGATCCTACAAGAGGGGCGTATAAGAGAAAGAACGCCGAAGGAATAATACCTATGAATCATCATCAGTCTTTAAGTACTTTAGCAGCTCCATTCAACAATACACCTGAGATAATAGCTCCTTTTGGAGGCCCAAGGAGCAGGCCAGGAGCTGTTCCAATGAACCCtgttcttcctcctcctcctcatgcTCCAAATAGCTTCGTTCAAGGGACCTATCCTGGTCATCATCCTTTCCCACCTCCTGGCTCAATCTGGTACGACCAACACCATGGAAGATCTGATGGTTCACCCTCGTTTTGGCCCCACTCACCTTACATGCACGGTACCTACCGACCTATGAACTCTTTTTTTGAAGCTTTGAACTTTTGTAATCTTGATTATATATCTTTTGTTTGTAGCTGGTTCCATAGAGTCTAGTAGTAGAAACCCTGCAGCGTTCATGTATCCTCCTCAATTAAACCCGAGGGACCATTATTATCATCAccctccacctcctcctcctgtaCAAGGAGTGAGAGGCCAGAGCGCCACCTTATACCCTCCCATGGCTTCTTCACCCTCGTTTGGATTCCCTCCTGGGAACTTTGCTCCTCCTCCTCAGAACACAATCAATAGAGGTGGTCCCTCGGGTTCAGAGATGGGTCCAGTTCAACCAGCAGGGTTCCGGATATACCAGCACCATCAGCGAGATGACTCTGTACCTTTAGCAGCTCTTAGACAACACCGTGGAGGAGTTCCTCGGTTTAGAATGATGCCTGATGATGTATGTAACTTTCTTTCctcatttagtttttttctctaATACATTCATCGTTGCTCAAGATTCTGTTTGGTTCTCTCTCTCAATGTGTGTAGGAAGTTGCGATATTGGAGTTTGGAGACTTccttggtggtggtggttctgGAAATAACCACCACATTGATCATCATCGTGATATGCGTTTGGACATCGAGGAAATGTCTTATGAGGTGACTCACATCATTATTTCTTTACCTATGTTTTCTATCAGAGTTAGGCATGTAGCAGCTGCAAGTAGCTTGTCTTTTTATTATCAGAGTTAGCCGCACGTGGCTTGTCTATTTATTATCGGAGTTAGGGTATGTAGCAGCTGCAATTTTCTGTGATCATTGTTAGGTTTTTGTTGAATCTGATTTGAAAAACCGTGTGGGTGTTGAACAGGAGCTACTTGCGTTGAGCGAGCGAATTGGAACCGTGAACACTGGTTTGCCAGAGGAAGATGTCAAGAACCATCTGAAAACAAGAACATGTTCTGTAATCAACCTTGCAGAAGAGTCCTCGTCCTTCTCTCCACAAACTAAAGACAGAGAAACAGAACCTTGCACAATATGTCAGGTAAAAAGAATATAGACAAAGACCAAAGCTTTTTAAAAGGATTAAACTCTTAAAGAATTCTCTGGATTTTGTGTATTTACAGGAGAGTTTCAAGAACGAAGAGAAGGTTGCGACTTTGGATTGTGGGCACGAGTATCATGCAGAATGCTTGGAGAAATGGCTGGTTGTGAAGAACGTTTGCCCAATCTGTAAAGCAGAGGCCTTGGTCATGGAGAAGACAACTGTTTAATCTATATAttgggtatatatatatatttatataaaagaaacttAACAAGAAGAGGATAAGAAAACGATAGTTTGGGTTTATTTGCAGCTCAAAAAAGGATTCTGTAAATTTGtactcttttttgtttgtttgtgcacatattaatatgtgttaATGGTGTCACTCTTTTTTTCATTTGGTTTCTTGGCTTATGTGACACTGAAAAAATGTACAGGCTAATTTGCTTTATCTTAGGgctttttaaatcttttatgtTTTCCTGTTCGGAATGTTTAGGGcttttattatctttttcaCAACAAATGGAAAATTCTATTTGAAGACATGtgtcaaattaaaattttgaatctatGTGGATAATATTGTATAGGTTAAATTCTTGCACTCTTTGTCATGCATGGTATCTTTTGGTAATCTTCTATTTGGATTTGAAAGTTACACCAACCCTCTAGGGTAGTAGATACTATAATTATCAATTCCgaattgttaaaatattttattactatcAAAATTTAATCATGCATTTTATCGCCAAAATTAAGGGTTCATCCACAGAAAATGCAAATCCAACTAATAGTTTAATACATTCGAAGATAAATTGCCAAAAATTCTCGTGCTACTTGATATCCAAATTTAGCTATTTAACTGtgtattctttttattttctaaagtgACATCGCAAACAAATCAACTCTTACTGTACAACTAATTGACTACTCAAGAATGATTGTTGCGTCGTCATCTTCTTCCAATGATTGGAAAACTTTGGTATTCCATACCTTCAAAGTGAATCAATTAGTTGATCCACTGTTAGGGTAAGTTCCGAATTAATATTGTTGACCGGTTTATAATCTGAGATCCAGAGGTCACTCTCAACTAAAATGGAATCACATGTACCACCTTTTTGTCTTTGCTTACTAACCGAATAGCTTACAAAATTCTGACCTATCGAACATTGTgaagaaaaaaacttcaaaatcaaaatctgtGCATACATTTTAGTAGGTCCGTATCCCTTACATCAAAGTGAatcttacaaaagaaaatacagtCAATATTTAGTAAACCAAGAATGTACCGTGTGTAAACTATTCTAAGTTGTATATCTTGTTCCAGTTCTGTCTGTGTCTTCGCACAAAGTTGAATAATTCTAAACTATTCTTACCATTCTCCAACATACCTATGTTGTTACTATCATTCTCTAACATACGAATGTTGTTTCTACAATTCTCCAGCAGACCATACACTTTTGTAACATAGCCAAACTCTGGTCCGTAGAGACGACTTGCACACGCCGCTTTGAAACTCACCAATCTCAACATCTCCATATCTCCTGTCAACATAAGAATTTAACAACAAtcaaataattaagaaaaaacaaacacagAAGACTGAATCTGGAAACAGGGTTGCATATAAAGATGTACCGTTTATCTGTCCTGCCTCGAGCTTTTTCATTTCTGTATCCAGTATCTCCCGGGAGAAATGTCGGTTAAGCCACCACTTAGCTCGAAGTGTCCATGTCGTA is part of the Raphanus sativus cultivar WK10039 chromosome 5, ASM80110v3, whole genome shotgun sequence genome and harbors:
- the LOC108863245 gene encoding uncharacterized protein LOC108863245, whose translation is MGQRNRTVDLEMEQQHQSQPSLQPGPCILLSSFPQQQQPPDNNNNNTLPAMAASFPNLEARSLQDPNFYDMFYGLPQYHHHHQLHQPAPPPPNYYVPYMAFQGPSSSSQGVVGVSSDHEYERNAHFMDPTRGAYKRKNAEGIIPMNHHQSLSTLAAPFNNTPEIIAPFGGPRSRPGAVPMNPVLPPPPHAPNSFVQGTYPGHHPFPPPGSIWYDQHHGRSDGSPSFWPHSPYMHAGSIESSSRNPAAFMYPPQLNPRDHYYHHPPPPPPVQGVRGQSATLYPPMASSPSFGFPPGNFAPPPQNTINRGGPSGSEMGPVQPAGFRIYQHHQRDDSVPLAALRQHRGGVPRFRMMPDDEVAILEFGDFLGGGGSGNNHHIDHHRDMRLDIEEMSYEELLALSERIGTVNTGLPEEDVKNHLKTRTCSVINLAEESSSFSPQTKDRETEPCTICQESFKNEEKVATLDCGHEYHAECLEKWLVVKNVCPICKAEALVMEKTTV